The Burkholderia ubonensis genome has a window encoding:
- a CDS encoding LysR substrate-binding domain-containing protein, with amino-acid sequence MKHLYPNVAELHAFTSSAKYLNFSYAARELGLTPSAVSRQIANLEALFGVKLFVREGRNLALTRAGQVYHARVVGPLREIGNASIELLSARENSDLLTIASVPTFTTKWLVPRLARFLANAPSVTLSFRRHLAHGDMFPFGLDAAIRYGDGAWEGVRSDYLDGRTFAPVCTREFADRHALRAPADAAAAPRLVHEQAEIAWSAWAERHRATQMNALAGPRFEQYSVLIQAAQAGLGIALVPRFLILDNLAAGTLVEPFDAPVDVDAQGHYLCYAPERLETSEALRRFREWMLDECANG; translated from the coding sequence ATGAAGCACCTGTATCCGAACGTGGCGGAACTGCATGCGTTCACCAGTTCTGCGAAGTACCTGAATTTCTCGTACGCGGCGCGGGAGCTGGGCCTGACGCCCAGCGCGGTGAGCCGGCAGATCGCGAATCTCGAAGCGCTGTTCGGCGTGAAGCTGTTCGTGCGCGAGGGGCGCAATCTCGCGCTGACGCGCGCCGGGCAGGTGTACCACGCACGCGTCGTCGGGCCGCTGCGCGAGATCGGCAACGCATCGATCGAACTGCTGAGCGCACGCGAGAACAGCGACCTGCTGACGATCGCGAGCGTGCCGACCTTTACGACCAAGTGGCTCGTGCCGCGGCTCGCGCGCTTTCTCGCCAACGCGCCGAGCGTCACGCTGAGCTTTCGCCGCCATCTCGCGCACGGCGACATGTTCCCGTTCGGGCTCGACGCGGCGATCCGCTACGGCGACGGCGCATGGGAAGGCGTGCGAAGCGATTACCTGGACGGGCGGACCTTCGCGCCGGTGTGCACGCGCGAATTCGCGGACCGGCATGCGCTGCGCGCGCCCGCCGACGCCGCGGCCGCGCCGCGTCTCGTGCACGAGCAGGCCGAGATCGCGTGGTCCGCATGGGCGGAGCGTCATCGCGCGACGCAGATGAACGCGCTCGCGGGGCCGCGCTTCGAACAGTATTCGGTGCTGATCCAGGCGGCGCAGGCGGGGCTCGGGATCGCCCTCGTGCCGCGCTTCCTGATCCTCGACAATCTCGCGGCCGGCACGCTCGTCGAGCCGTTCGACGCGCCGGTCGACGTCGACGCGCAGGGGCACTACCTGTGCTACGCGCCGGAGCGCCTGGAGACGAGCGAAGCATTGCGGCGCTTCAGGGAATGGATGCTGGACGAGTGCGCGAACGGGTGA
- a CDS encoding ABC transporter permease, with amino-acid sequence MQATLPERGALRRFGAAPAAGLLAVFFVLPLAALVGAAFTDGGRAFAAVLRDPLVADAVVRSLALASGAGTLSVGVGVPVAFALAGQSPARRHWSLALLGVPLAFSGLVIAYGFILAFGRAGFVTALLASLGADQNVIGGAIYTMPGLAVAYAYYLIPRVALMIYPALANLDRRPLEAALTLGARPWRAWLDVAWRELWPSVASAWCLVTAIALGTYGTALALAGTQINILPLLMYLKLSDGQTDFSQAAVLSIVLTALCTCVLALGEGLVRQRRHRM; translated from the coding sequence ATGCAGGCCACTCTACCGGAACGCGGCGCGCTGCGCCGCTTCGGCGCGGCGCCGGCCGCGGGATTGCTCGCGGTGTTCTTCGTGCTGCCGCTCGCGGCGCTCGTCGGCGCGGCATTCACGGACGGCGGCCGCGCGTTCGCCGCGGTGCTGCGCGATCCGCTCGTCGCCGATGCGGTCGTGCGCTCGCTGGCGCTGGCGAGCGGCGCCGGCACGCTGTCGGTCGGGGTCGGCGTGCCGGTCGCGTTCGCGCTGGCGGGGCAGTCGCCCGCCCGCCGCCACTGGTCGCTCGCGCTGCTCGGCGTGCCGCTCGCGTTCTCCGGGCTGGTGATCGCGTACGGCTTCATCCTCGCGTTCGGCCGCGCCGGCTTCGTCACCGCGCTGCTGGCGTCGCTGGGGGCCGACCAGAACGTGATCGGCGGCGCGATCTACACGATGCCGGGGCTCGCCGTTGCCTACGCGTATTACCTGATCCCGCGCGTCGCGCTGATGATCTATCCGGCGCTCGCGAATCTCGACCGGCGGCCGCTCGAAGCGGCGCTGACGCTCGGCGCGCGGCCGTGGCGCGCGTGGCTCGACGTCGCGTGGCGCGAGCTGTGGCCGTCGGTCGCGTCCGCGTGGTGCCTCGTGACGGCGATCGCGCTCGGCACCTACGGCACGGCGCTCGCGCTGGCCGGCACGCAAATCAACATCCTGCCGCTGCTGATGTACCTGAAGCTGTCGGACGGGCAAACCGATTTCTCGCAGGCGGCCGTGCTGTCGATCGTGCTGACGGCGCTCTGCACCTGCGTTCTTGCATTGGGGGAAGGCCTTGTTCGGCAACGGCGTCATCGAATGTGA
- the cydB gene encoding cytochrome d ubiquinol oxidase subunit II has protein sequence MDVTVIWAAIIALGLFMYVVLDGFDLGIGIVFPFFPDEKERDLMMNTVAPVWDGNETWLVLGGAGLFAVFPVVYSTVLSALYLPLIFMLICLIFRGVSFEIRAKARRTKQLWDLAFIGGSAGATLFQGIALGAFLQGIDVKDGVFAGDAFDWLTPFSLLTGLGLVATYALLGCCWLVAKTEGDLQRRLHRVVWPLTVVLLGFIAVVSLWTPLQDPAIAQRWFDSGLFWRLLPVPFLVVGCAMWMRRAVRDRHDTTPFVLALALVLLGYVGLLVTLFPYAIPQSMTIWEAAAPRSSQTFTLVGAAVILPIIIAYTTMGYWVFRGKVRHEDQHYYHH, from the coding sequence ATGGACGTCACCGTAATCTGGGCCGCGATCATCGCATTGGGGCTCTTCATGTACGTCGTGCTCGACGGTTTCGACCTCGGCATCGGCATCGTCTTCCCGTTCTTCCCGGACGAGAAGGAACGCGACCTGATGATGAACACGGTCGCGCCCGTGTGGGACGGCAACGAGACGTGGCTCGTGCTCGGCGGCGCCGGCCTGTTCGCGGTGTTTCCGGTCGTCTATTCGACCGTGCTGTCGGCGCTGTACCTGCCGCTGATCTTCATGCTGATCTGCCTGATCTTCCGCGGCGTGTCGTTCGAGATCCGCGCGAAGGCGCGCCGCACCAAGCAGCTGTGGGACCTCGCGTTCATCGGCGGCTCGGCCGGCGCGACGCTGTTCCAGGGCATCGCGCTCGGCGCGTTCCTGCAGGGCATCGACGTGAAGGACGGCGTGTTCGCCGGCGACGCGTTCGACTGGCTCACGCCGTTCAGCCTGCTGACGGGCCTCGGCCTCGTCGCCACCTACGCGCTGCTCGGCTGCTGCTGGCTCGTCGCGAAGACCGAAGGCGACCTGCAGCGCCGCCTGCATCGCGTCGTGTGGCCGCTGACCGTCGTGCTGCTCGGCTTCATCGCGGTCGTCAGCCTGTGGACGCCGCTGCAGGACCCGGCGATCGCGCAGCGCTGGTTCGATTCGGGGCTGTTCTGGCGCCTGCTGCCGGTGCCGTTCCTCGTCGTCGGCTGCGCGATGTGGATGCGTCGCGCGGTGCGCGACCGGCACGACACGACGCCGTTCGTGCTCGCGCTGGCGCTCGTGCTGCTCGGCTACGTCGGCCTGCTGGTCACGCTGTTCCCGTATGCGATCCCGCAGAGCATGACGATCTGGGAAGCGGCCGCGCCGCGTTCCAGCCAGACCTTCACGCTGGTCGGCGCAGCGGTTATCCTGCCGATCATCATCGCCTACACGACGATGGGCTACTGGGTATTCCGAGGCAAGGTGCGCCATGAAGACCAGCACTACTACCACCACTGA
- a CDS encoding extracellular solute-binding protein, whose amino-acid sequence MSARRLFLQAMRRRLLALCALATLGAHAAPLYPGEDALYEKAADEGLVVSFDTGPEWANWKALFAEFRKRYPKVEITYNDIGSAATVVALDKSRRRPQADTAYYFAASALDAAGKDVVAPFKPLNFDKLPAVFRAADARWFAVHSLNIAFLVNKKLVKSVPQRWSDLLKPEYRNAVVYLDPRSTGQGQVAVFAAAYANGGSVENPKPGAEFFGKLKNAGNVLRVEGTTPYAKFVKGEIPILIGYENDGLKAKYTDGMGDAAEVVIPQDGSVSAPYAMSLVKNGPNPAAAQLWLNLVMSDVGQALFAQGYVRPAVPGTPVAPDVAAKLPNAPQVRPLDVAKAAARKAEVDQLWSQATLGK is encoded by the coding sequence ATGTCTGCACGCCGCCTCTTCCTCCAAGCGATGCGCCGCCGCCTGCTGGCGCTCTGCGCGCTCGCGACGCTGGGCGCCCACGCCGCGCCGCTCTATCCCGGCGAAGACGCGCTGTACGAGAAGGCCGCCGACGAGGGGCTCGTCGTGTCGTTCGACACGGGGCCGGAATGGGCGAACTGGAAGGCGCTGTTCGCCGAATTCCGCAAGCGCTATCCGAAGGTCGAGATCACGTACAACGATATCGGCTCGGCAGCCACCGTCGTCGCGCTCGACAAGTCGCGGCGGCGCCCGCAGGCCGACACCGCGTACTACTTTGCCGCGTCGGCGCTCGATGCGGCGGGCAAGGACGTGGTCGCGCCGTTCAAGCCGCTCAACTTCGACAAGCTGCCGGCGGTGTTCCGCGCGGCCGACGCCCGCTGGTTCGCGGTGCACTCGCTGAACATCGCGTTCCTCGTCAACAAGAAGCTCGTCAAGAGCGTGCCGCAGCGCTGGTCCGACCTGCTGAAGCCCGAGTACCGCAACGCGGTCGTCTATCTCGATCCGCGCTCGACCGGGCAGGGGCAGGTCGCGGTGTTCGCGGCCGCGTATGCGAACGGCGGCAGCGTCGAGAACCCGAAGCCGGGCGCGGAATTCTTCGGCAAGCTGAAGAACGCGGGCAACGTGCTGCGCGTCGAGGGCACGACGCCCTACGCGAAGTTCGTGAAAGGCGAGATCCCGATCCTGATCGGCTACGAGAACGACGGGCTCAAGGCGAAATATACGGACGGGATGGGCGACGCGGCGGAAGTCGTGATTCCGCAGGACGGCAGCGTGTCGGCGCCGTACGCGATGAGCCTCGTGAAGAACGGCCCGAACCCGGCCGCCGCGCAGCTGTGGCTCAACCTCGTGATGAGCGACGTGGGGCAGGCGCTGTTCGCGCAAGGCTACGTGCGTCCGGCGGTGCCCGGCACGCCGGTGGCGCCGGACGTCGCGGCGAAGCTGCCGAATGCGCCGCAGGTGCGCCCGCTCGACGTCGCGAAGGCGGCGGCGCGCAAGGCCGAGGTCGACCAGTTGTGGTCGCAGGCGACGCTCGGCAAGTAA
- a CDS encoding alkaline phosphatase family protein translates to MISFFGKQRKVAVMVAGALALASAGACAQGDDERHEHGRRVVKHVLLLSIDGLHEQDLARCIGANTCPNLAALAQSGVTYTNAHTPGLSDSFPGLAALVTGGSPKTAGLFYDVSYDRSLYAPTDTTCSGKQGWNVVFDETTGIDAMNGGPLVHLDGGGAFNPQAIPNALVGGQCVPVYPHNYVKTNTVFEAVKSAIPNARTAWADKHAWGYDWVNGPSGKGVDDLARTEINSIDPVTKTAYTDVYLHTAQFDNLHVQALINQIDGLDSTGKTAAPVPTLFGADFQTLSVAQKAPVTKGGGYLDANFTPNGQVANAITYVDNSIGRIVAELKQRNLYSTTAVIVTAKHGQSPTDHTKLVKNGDTLTKLLEANNYLDPNGNFGQNNTTTGNPNDGTGLVGTGFVQTDDVGLIWLRDRGQRTAVVQTLNANLGCNAPGICADGPQADILYGAALAERFGDPANGRTPDIVVQPNPGVIYTSSTKKDEEHGGNAPDDSHLGLLVSYPGLHRARAVSDYVGTRQVAPTILGLLGVEPERLHAVVAEHTHVLPGLGIER, encoded by the coding sequence ATGATTTCGTTCTTCGGTAAGCAGCGGAAGGTGGCGGTGATGGTGGCGGGCGCGCTGGCGCTCGCGAGCGCGGGCGCCTGCGCACAGGGCGACGACGAACGGCACGAGCACGGCCGCCGCGTCGTGAAGCACGTGCTGCTGCTCAGCATCGACGGCCTGCACGAGCAGGATCTCGCGCGCTGCATCGGCGCGAACACGTGCCCGAACCTGGCGGCGCTCGCGCAAAGCGGCGTGACGTACACGAATGCGCACACGCCGGGCCTGTCGGATTCTTTCCCGGGCCTCGCGGCGCTCGTGACGGGCGGCTCGCCGAAGACGGCCGGCCTGTTCTACGACGTGTCGTACGACCGCAGCCTGTACGCGCCGACCGACACGACCTGTTCGGGCAAGCAGGGCTGGAACGTCGTGTTCGACGAAACGACGGGCATCGACGCGATGAACGGCGGCCCGCTCGTGCACCTCGACGGCGGCGGCGCGTTCAACCCGCAGGCGATCCCGAATGCGCTCGTCGGCGGCCAGTGCGTGCCGGTCTATCCGCACAACTACGTGAAGACGAACACCGTGTTCGAGGCCGTGAAGTCGGCGATCCCGAACGCGCGCACCGCATGGGCCGACAAGCACGCCTGGGGCTACGACTGGGTGAACGGCCCGTCGGGCAAGGGCGTCGACGATCTCGCGCGCACCGAGATCAACTCGATCGACCCGGTGACGAAGACCGCCTACACCGACGTCTATTTGCATACCGCGCAGTTCGACAACCTGCACGTGCAGGCGCTGATCAACCAGATCGACGGCCTGGACTCGACCGGCAAGACGGCCGCGCCGGTGCCGACGCTGTTCGGCGCGGACTTCCAGACGCTGAGCGTCGCGCAGAAGGCGCCGGTGACGAAGGGCGGCGGCTACCTGGACGCGAACTTCACGCCGAACGGGCAAGTCGCGAACGCGATCACGTATGTCGACAACTCGATCGGCCGGATCGTCGCCGAGCTGAAGCAGCGCAACCTGTACAGCACGACGGCCGTGATCGTGACGGCGAAGCATGGCCAGTCGCCGACCGATCACACGAAGCTCGTGAAGAACGGCGACACGCTGACCAAGCTGCTCGAAGCGAACAACTATCTCGATCCGAACGGCAACTTCGGCCAGAACAACACGACGACGGGCAACCCGAACGACGGCACGGGCCTCGTCGGCACGGGCTTCGTGCAGACCGACGACGTCGGCCTGATCTGGCTGCGCGACCGCGGCCAGCGCACCGCCGTCGTCCAGACGCTGAACGCGAACCTCGGCTGCAACGCGCCGGGGATCTGCGCGGACGGCCCGCAGGCGGACATCCTGTACGGCGCCGCGCTCGCCGAGCGGTTCGGCGATCCGGCCAACGGCCGCACGCCGGACATCGTCGTGCAGCCGAACCCGGGCGTGATCTACACGTCGAGCACGAAGAAGGACGAGGAGCACGGCGGCAATGCGCCGGACGACAGCCACCTCGGCCTGCTCGTGTCGTATCCGGGCCTGCATCGCGCGCGCGCGGTCAGCGACTACGTCGGCACCAGGCAGGTCGCGCCGACGATCCTCGGGCTGCTCGGCGTCGAGCCGGAGCGGCTGCACGCGGTCGTCGCCGAGCACACGCACGTGCTGCCGGGGCTGGGCATCGAGCGCTGA
- a CDS encoding TIGR00725 family protein has product MFGNGVIECEWSEDARDALARLAQRQRGARRHRMPVGVIGPRDATDMQMRIAERIAYVIAAAGVALVGGGKQGVMEAAARGAHAAGGCAIGLLPEDDAQEANPYLSVALPTGLGITRNALIARASLCLVAVGGGLGTLSEIALGLQWGKPVFTICDAPQVAGVEFFDEADPLVARVARWLSDSA; this is encoded by the coding sequence TTGTTCGGCAACGGCGTCATCGAATGTGAATGGTCGGAGGACGCGCGCGACGCGCTCGCGCGGCTCGCGCAGCGGCAGCGCGGCGCGCGCCGGCACCGGATGCCGGTCGGCGTGATCGGGCCGCGCGATGCGACCGACATGCAAATGCGCATCGCCGAGCGGATCGCATACGTCATCGCGGCGGCGGGCGTCGCGCTCGTCGGCGGCGGCAAGCAGGGCGTGATGGAGGCCGCCGCGCGCGGCGCGCATGCGGCCGGCGGATGCGCGATCGGGCTGTTGCCCGAGGACGATGCGCAGGAGGCCAACCCGTACCTGAGCGTCGCGCTGCCGACCGGTCTCGGCATCACGCGCAATGCGTTGATCGCGCGCGCATCGCTGTGCCTGGTTGCGGTGGGCGGCGGCCTCGGCACGCTGTCCGAGATCGCGCTCGGCCTGCAATGGGGCAAGCCGGTGTTCACGATTTGCGACGCGCCGCAGGTGGCGGGCGTCGAGTTCTTCGACGAAGCGGACCCGCTCGTCGCGCGTGTCGCGCGGTGGCTGTCCGATTCGGCGTAG
- a CDS encoding ABC transporter permease, whose product MHPSTAPALADGVPIRRNKAVRPGAWRFVLQALVAVFGVYLLLPIALLLIGSVGQSWTNTPLPSGFTWHWFADLAANGSFTRAFGVSLMVALACCALNAVVGLPLAYALHHRAQAGRGVATRIVMLMPVGVPALTLGFGYIAIFSGDTLPWMGTLPLMIAAHAVLTLPYLLQTLLSDLRHLGLERLEACAATLGATPLRQFFTIVLPNLRHSLFSGLVMVAALSIGEFQVSNLIAGFRYRNYPIVLLQAFYGASGMACAATVVLLVLAVLATLVSVSTVQRLK is encoded by the coding sequence ATGCATCCGTCTACCGCCCCGGCACTGGCCGATGGTGTTCCGATTCGTCGTAACAAAGCCGTGCGCCCGGGCGCGTGGCGCTTCGTGCTGCAGGCGCTCGTCGCGGTGTTCGGGGTCTACCTGCTGCTGCCGATCGCGCTGCTGCTGATCGGCTCCGTCGGCCAGTCGTGGACGAACACGCCGCTGCCCAGCGGCTTCACCTGGCACTGGTTCGCCGATCTGGCCGCGAACGGGAGCTTTACCCGCGCGTTCGGCGTGAGCCTGATGGTCGCGCTGGCATGCTGCGCGCTCAATGCCGTGGTCGGCCTGCCGCTTGCGTATGCGCTGCATCACCGTGCGCAGGCCGGGCGCGGCGTCGCGACGCGCATCGTGATGCTGATGCCGGTCGGCGTGCCGGCGCTGACGCTCGGCTTCGGCTACATCGCGATCTTCAGCGGCGACACGCTGCCGTGGATGGGCACGCTGCCGCTGATGATCGCGGCCCACGCGGTGCTGACGCTGCCGTACCTGCTGCAGACCCTGCTCAGCGATCTGCGCCATCTCGGCCTCGAGCGTCTCGAAGCGTGCGCGGCGACGCTCGGCGCGACGCCGCTGCGCCAGTTTTTCACGATCGTGCTGCCGAACCTGCGGCACAGCCTGTTTTCCGGGCTCGTGATGGTGGCCGCGCTGTCGATCGGCGAATTCCAGGTGTCGAACCTGATCGCGGGCTTCCGCTATCGCAACTACCCGATCGTGCTGCTGCAGGCGTTCTACGGCGCGTCGGGGATGGCGTGCGCGGCCACCGTCGTGCTGCTCGTTCTCGCCGTGCTGGCGACGCTCGTGTCCGTCAGCACCGTGCAACGTCTGAAGTGA
- a CDS encoding ABC transporter ATP-binding protein — MSLDFEHVSFQYPGARHGVDDVTLSATQGELLAVMGRSGSGKSTLLRLAAGLLDGWRGRIAIGGDDVAGVPVWQREVGMVFQHYALFPNLSVVDNVAYGLRMRGVAADARRRRALEMLERVGLSAHADRGIAMLSGGQQQRVALARALVIEPKLLLLDEPLAALDAGIRHQLRDEIRALQRACGATTLLVTHDQDEALSMADRVAIVDGGRMLQAGTPRDLYERPASAQVARFVGHSTLLRGRVLAQGAVDVRFTTLCAETGAHRPGDTVDVLVRPEHVQPDPPAYAVNRIDGRIGEVRYFGATQRFDFVPAGGTDALLCEGRELPARCIAIEPRHLLVLPAA, encoded by the coding sequence ATGAGTCTCGATTTCGAACACGTCAGTTTCCAGTATCCCGGCGCGCGTCACGGCGTCGACGACGTCACGTTGTCCGCTACGCAAGGCGAGCTGCTCGCCGTGATGGGGCGCAGCGGCTCCGGCAAATCCACGCTGCTGCGGCTCGCCGCCGGCCTGCTCGACGGCTGGCGCGGCCGCATCGCGATCGGCGGCGACGACGTGGCGGGCGTGCCCGTGTGGCAGCGCGAGGTGGGCATGGTGTTCCAGCATTACGCGCTGTTTCCGAACCTGTCGGTCGTCGACAACGTCGCGTACGGCCTGCGCATGCGCGGCGTCGCGGCGGACGCCCGGCGCCGGCGCGCGCTGGAGATGCTCGAGCGGGTCGGCCTGTCGGCGCATGCGGATCGCGGCATCGCGATGCTGTCCGGCGGGCAGCAGCAGCGCGTCGCGCTGGCCCGGGCGCTCGTGATCGAACCGAAGCTGCTGCTGCTCGACGAGCCGCTCGCGGCGCTCGACGCCGGCATCCGTCATCAGCTGCGCGACGAGATCCGCGCGCTGCAGCGCGCGTGCGGCGCGACGACGCTGCTCGTCACGCACGACCAGGACGAGGCGCTGAGCATGGCCGACCGCGTCGCGATCGTCGACGGCGGCCGCATGCTGCAGGCCGGCACGCCGCGCGACCTGTACGAGCGTCCGGCCAGCGCGCAGGTCGCCCGCTTCGTCGGCCATTCGACGCTGCTGCGCGGCCGCGTGCTCGCGCAGGGCGCGGTCGACGTGCGCTTCACGACGCTGTGCGCCGAGACGGGCGCGCACCGGCCGGGCGACACGGTCGACGTGCTGGTGCGGCCCGAGCACGTGCAGCCCGATCCGCCCGCATACGCGGTGAACCGCATCGACGGCCGGATCGGCGAGGTGCGCTACTTCGGCGCGACGCAGCGCTTCGACTTCGTGCCGGCGGGCGGAACCGACGCGTTGCTGTGCGAAGGGCGCGAACTGCCCGCGCGCTGCATCGCGATCGAGCCGCGCCATCTGCTCGTGCTGCCCGCCGCGTAA